From Polaribacter butkevichii, a single genomic window includes:
- the sbcD gene encoding exonuclease subunit SbcD has translation MKILHTADWHLGHRLHEQSQFEEQSLFLNWIETYIIEQKIDVLLISGDVFDTGSPSNQSLEMYYSFLVKLNGTTCKSIIITGGNHDSPGTLNAPKHILNALSIKVVGKATEHIEDEVFEIEINNEKVIIAAVPYLRDGDIRRAVAGETFDELTDKYKTALINHYNSAAKQCETINKSNAPVIAMGHLFATGGSISDSEQNIYVGTLGHIGAQDFPTYFDYVALGHLHRPQIIGNNDKIRYSGSPNILSFSELKYDKKIIVLTIENNKISSIEDAIIPHFRNFYKLEGTIDACIAQFTTITDNEYNLTPWVEIALKEAHTVNTDDLKNAAEQYPFEILKIALKKQRNTKGIEELLAETKSIKELLPMEVFELKCEEMGYDLKNNPEVKDAFNEILQSVKNQ, from the coding sequence ATGAAAATACTACACACTGCCGATTGGCATTTAGGACATCGACTGCACGAACAATCTCAATTTGAAGAACAATCTTTATTTTTAAATTGGATTGAAACTTACATTATTGAGCAAAAAATTGATGTACTTTTAATTTCTGGCGATGTTTTTGACACCGGTTCTCCATCCAACCAAAGTTTAGAAATGTATTACAGTTTTTTAGTAAAACTTAACGGTACCACATGTAAATCGATAATTATTACCGGCGGAAACCATGATTCTCCGGGAACCTTAAATGCCCCAAAACATATTTTAAATGCACTTTCTATTAAGGTAGTTGGTAAAGCAACGGAACATATAGAAGATGAAGTTTTTGAAATTGAAATCAATAACGAAAAAGTAATTATTGCAGCTGTACCTTATTTACGAGATGGAGATATTAGACGTGCAGTTGCTGGCGAAACTTTTGATGAATTAACCGATAAGTACAAAACAGCATTAATTAACCATTACAATTCCGCAGCAAAACAATGTGAAACCATAAATAAAAGTAATGCCCCTGTAATTGCCATGGGACATTTATTTGCAACAGGTGGTTCTATTAGTGATAGCGAACAAAATATTTATGTTGGAACCTTAGGACATATTGGTGCCCAAGATTTCCCTACGTATTTTGATTATGTGGCTTTAGGTCATTTACACAGGCCTCAAATAATTGGTAATAATGATAAGATACGGTATTCTGGATCACCCAATATTTTAAGTTTTAGTGAGTTAAAATATGATAAAAAAATAATTGTTTTAACAATAGAAAACAATAAAATTAGTTCGATTGAAGATGCTATAATTCCGCATTTTAGAAACTTTTATAAACTAGAAGGAACCATTGATGCATGTATAGCTCAATTTACAACAATAACAGATAACGAATACAATTTAACACCTTGGGTAGAAATTGCACTTAAAGAAGCACATACCGTAAATACAGACGATTTAAAAAATGCTGCAGAACAATATCCTTTTGAAATTTTAAAAATTGCTTTAAAAAAACAACGAAACACCAAAGGTATTGAAGAATTGTTAGCAGAAACAAAATCGATAAAAGAACTCTTGCCAATGGAAGTTTTTGAATTAAAGTGTGAAGAAATGGGATATGATTTAAAAAATAACCCAGAAGTTAAAGATGCTTTTAATGAAATTTTACAATCCGTTAAAAACCAATAA
- a CDS encoding SHOCT domain-containing protein, protein MNTIFTDASFQNIMNVANKYGISANAVTDLTQRLMSSNGSMAQFNIPELGGGGQWMQGGMTMVGDMFNNNLKYLVDGLCVDLSNLIHQGAIQYKPLPKLENQQGGFSGNWWGDLGFPNSTGSQNGTSYAIFNDIHRLAIKENGKVTVFDTLDNNIGGVGQQQGGNYSVTFTSQYGNVNLGSLPIVSGGDTIQKSQPIQNNEAQKNVVENTVAPVIDAPIQEINNTNNSAFEEDIFVKIEKLAGLKDKGILSVEEFENKKADLLNRL, encoded by the coding sequence ATGAATACAATATTCACAGACGCTAGTTTTCAGAACATAATGAACGTAGCCAATAAATACGGCATAAGCGCGAATGCTGTTACAGATTTAACACAAAGACTTATGAGTAGCAATGGCTCTATGGCACAGTTTAATATACCTGAGTTAGGTGGAGGCGGACAGTGGATGCAAGGAGGTATGACCATGGTGGGTGATATGTTTAATAATAATCTTAAATATTTGGTAGATGGTCTTTGTGTAGATTTATCTAATCTAATACACCAAGGTGCTATACAATACAAACCTTTACCTAAATTAGAAAATCAACAAGGAGGATTTTCTGGCAATTGGTGGGGAGATTTAGGTTTTCCTAATTCTACTGGTAGTCAAAATGGAACGAGCTATGCCATTTTTAATGACATTCACCGTTTGGCAATTAAGGAAAACGGAAAAGTTACTGTATTTGATACTTTAGACAATAATATTGGTGGTGTAGGTCAACAACAAGGTGGTAACTATTCTGTAACCTTTACAAGTCAATATGGTAATGTAAATTTAGGTTCCTTACCAATTGTTTCGGGTGGAGATACCATTCAGAAATCACAACCAATTCAGAATAACGAAGCGCAAAAAAATGTTGTAGAAAATACGGTTGCACCAGTTATTGATGCTCCAATACAAGAAATTAATAATACAAACAACAGTGCTTTTGAAGAAGATATTTTTGTAAAAATTGAAAAATTAGCAGGTTTAAAAGACAAAGGAATTCTTTCTGTTGAAGAATTTGAAAATAAAAAAGCTGATTTATTAAACAGGTTATAA
- a CDS encoding AAA family ATPase, with the protein MKILKIELQNINSLKSDAPTVIDFESEQFKDVGLYAITGSTGAGKTTILDAITIALYHNVPRFNGTKGTLLDVVSHGANDAFSRITFQNDLTVYETFWGIRIADKKGKKYKNAKEEVSLKNLTTDTILATQKRDLIANIIQVTQLDYNQFLRSVMLAQGEFASFLTAKGPEKGRLLEQITGEQIYKKIGQGILDRKSKEEKKLVEIQSKINADDVLTEEAKAELLQKDKDLDADIIKIDAEIKTTQEIVEWYVKYQKILTETAQLELESKDINLLIEKHKAELSLLDLNEKAAPFKEVLQNLKRTTLEASEKSKQLEALENQLKTLKPEIEKLTLLTAKDTEALHTADKDFANWLPKFDKITNLDSKIKNEVDNKQKIELDLEKQTKEIELLNTEEIQLNKVLATTTSAIKVDETYVLENKFLKEVDLEISNWTSEIASLKNKKETLKDAAAFVILKKEEIEKTKNRLNEGNKILEAKNIEFKKTEKELTEITLELTKNNLSNLLAEKTKLAAKETNWKQFKQFSEQIIKLKKEQTNLVENKKTFSIKTEENKKQITAINKEIETQEKAVSDADKILNLEKSISKYESDRKNLIEGEPCGLCGSTVHPFTEHLVSIGVSKSELELQQRKEKLQLFNLSKTELEKNEVALKTEINTLIKRDAIINEELKVLQLNANQLELNCDLTNSTKIETEFKNITEQILALDKRLKTAQELQEVKNKLEENLKKQSQYLNQIQTGVATLTEKNKNATTEIEEKNKLIEQLKATVIQLETSLKTKLTKFNLELPSIENSHSFIENLKGSILKFNKKEKNLEQLRANIKLTNSKLENTKKQQETLLKTQKEHFTSIKNSNTKIDLLKKERVAILPIAISVENKRAQLQTVRNGLSKKVEASKKQQQELLDLKNKQEALKLENSKAQEILKEKLKTIGTTFNSQLKNSDFSLKEDVEKALLTEEQQAEYIKNKKLIEDKQLRLKTLQEANLKEKSALITSKKFETTEAESKLTLTALKTKNSNVLTEKGKIVEAFRKDKEIRDRNQEVYKKIEAQAEICKVWKELFVIIGNSKDAFNVYVQRLTLKHLLDLANVHLYKLNKRYSLKMEDNYKPKEELNFNLIDHYQTDQARLVDTSSGGEKFIISLALALGLSDLASKNVKIDSLFIDEGFGTLDSNTLETVISTLETLQSQGKIIGIISHVENLKERIPTQIQITKKNNGVSVVAIL; encoded by the coding sequence ATGAAAATTTTAAAGATAGAATTACAAAATATAAATTCATTAAAATCAGACGCTCCCACTGTTATTGATTTTGAAAGTGAACAATTTAAAGATGTTGGTTTGTATGCAATTACAGGCTCTACTGGTGCAGGAAAAACAACTATTTTAGATGCCATAACTATTGCTTTGTATCATAATGTGCCACGTTTTAATGGTACAAAAGGAACTTTATTAGACGTTGTAAGCCATGGTGCCAATGATGCATTTAGTAGAATTACGTTTCAAAATGACCTAACTGTTTACGAAACCTTTTGGGGAATACGAATTGCCGATAAAAAAGGAAAAAAATACAAAAATGCTAAAGAAGAAGTTAGTTTAAAAAACTTAACTACAGATACTATTTTAGCAACTCAAAAAAGAGACTTAATTGCAAACATCATTCAGGTTACACAATTAGATTACAATCAGTTTTTACGGTCTGTAATGTTGGCACAAGGTGAATTTGCTTCTTTTTTAACTGCCAAAGGACCTGAAAAAGGACGTTTATTAGAACAGATTACGGGCGAGCAGATTTATAAAAAAATTGGGCAAGGTATTTTAGATCGAAAATCGAAAGAAGAAAAAAAATTAGTAGAAATTCAATCTAAAATTAATGCAGATGATGTATTAACGGAAGAGGCTAAAGCAGAATTATTACAAAAAGACAAAGATTTAGATGCAGATATTATTAAGATTGATGCCGAAATAAAAACGACTCAAGAAATTGTAGAATGGTATGTTAAATATCAGAAAATCCTTACGGAAACAGCACAACTAGAATTAGAATCTAAAGACATTAACTTATTAATTGAAAAGCATAAAGCAGAATTAAGCTTATTAGATTTAAACGAAAAAGCGGCACCTTTTAAAGAAGTTCTTCAGAATTTAAAGAGAACAACCTTAGAAGCTTCAGAAAAATCGAAACAATTAGAAGCTTTAGAAAATCAATTAAAAACATTAAAACCAGAAATTGAAAAATTAACGCTACTTACTGCTAAAGATACGGAAGCGTTACATACTGCCGACAAAGATTTTGCTAATTGGTTGCCTAAGTTTGATAAAATTACAAACCTAGATAGTAAAATTAAAAATGAAGTTGATAACAAACAAAAGATTGAACTAGATTTAGAAAAACAAACCAAAGAAATTGAGCTTTTAAATACAGAAGAAATTCAGTTAAATAAGGTTTTAGCTACTACAACATCTGCAATTAAAGTTGATGAAACTTATGTTTTAGAAAATAAATTTTTAAAAGAAGTAGATTTAGAAATATCAAATTGGACCAGTGAAATTGCTTCTTTAAAGAATAAAAAAGAAACCTTAAAAGACGCTGCTGCTTTTGTAATTCTTAAAAAGGAAGAAATTGAAAAAACTAAAAATAGATTAAACGAAGGCAATAAAATTCTTGAAGCTAAAAATATTGAATTCAAAAAAACAGAAAAAGAGCTTACAGAGATTACTTTAGAATTAACTAAAAATAATTTATCTAATTTATTAGCCGAAAAAACAAAATTAGCTGCTAAAGAAACTAATTGGAAACAGTTTAAACAATTTTCTGAGCAAATAATTAAATTAAAAAAAGAACAAACCAACTTAGTAGAAAATAAAAAAACATTTTCTATTAAAACAGAAGAAAATAAAAAGCAAATTACTGCTATAAATAAAGAAATTGAAACACAAGAAAAAGCAGTTTCTGATGCCGATAAAATTTTAAATTTAGAAAAAAGTATTTCTAAATATGAAAGTGATCGTAAAAATTTAATTGAGGGAGAACCTTGTGGCTTATGTGGTTCTACAGTACATCCTTTTACAGAACATTTGGTTTCTATTGGTGTTTCTAAATCTGAACTAGAATTGCAACAAAGAAAGGAAAAGCTTCAATTATTTAATCTCTCTAAAACCGAATTAGAAAAAAATGAAGTTGCCTTAAAGACTGAGATAAACACTTTAATTAAGAGAGATGCTATTATAAATGAAGAATTAAAAGTACTCCAATTAAATGCCAATCAATTAGAGCTTAATTGTGATTTAACAAATTCTACAAAAATTGAAACGGAGTTTAAAAACATAACCGAACAAATTTTAGCTTTAGATAAACGCCTAAAAACAGCGCAAGAATTACAGGAAGTTAAAAACAAATTAGAAGAAAATCTAAAAAAACAAAGTCAATATTTAAATCAAATTCAAACGGGTGTTGCCACGCTTACTGAAAAGAATAAAAATGCAACTACAGAAATTGAAGAAAAGAATAAACTAATTGAGCAATTAAAGGCAACTGTTATTCAACTAGAAACTAGTTTAAAAACAAAACTGACAAAGTTTAATTTGGAATTACCTTCTATAGAAAACAGCCATTCATTTATAGAAAACTTAAAAGGTTCTATTCTTAAATTCAATAAAAAAGAGAAAAATTTAGAGCAATTAAGAGCAAATATAAAACTAACCAACTCTAAGTTAGAAAACACTAAAAAACAACAAGAAACACTACTTAAAACTCAAAAAGAGCACTTCACATCAATTAAAAATTCTAACACTAAAATTGATTTACTAAAAAAAGAACGTGTAGCAATTTTACCTATAGCAATTTCTGTAGAAAACAAACGAGCACAATTACAAACCGTTAGAAATGGTTTATCTAAAAAAGTTGAAGCATCAAAAAAACAACAGCAGGAACTTTTAGATTTAAAAAATAAGCAAGAAGCTTTAAAATTAGAAAATAGTAAAGCACAAGAGATTTTAAAAGAAAAATTAAAAACGATAGGAACAACTTTTAATTCTCAGTTAAAAAACAGTGATTTCTCTTTAAAAGAAGATGTTGAAAAAGCATTATTAACAGAAGAACAACAAGCAGAATATATTAAAAACAAAAAATTAATTGAAGATAAACAACTTCGTTTAAAAACATTACAAGAGGCTAATTTAAAAGAAAAATCAGCCTTAATTACATCTAAAAAGTTTGAAACTACCGAAGCAGAAAGTAAATTAACATTAACTGCTTTAAAAACTAAAAACAGTAACGTATTAACTGAAAAAGGTAAAATAGTAGAAGCTTTTAGAAAAGACAAAGAAATTAGAGATAGAAATCAAGAGGTCTATAAAAAGATTGAGGCACAAGCAGAAATTTGTAAAGTTTGGAAAGAACTATTTGTTATTATCGGTAACTCTAAAGATGCGTTTAATGTATATGTACAACGGTTAACTTTAAAACATTTATTAGACCTTGCCAATGTGCATTTGTACAAATTAAACAAGCGATATTCTTTAAAAATGGAAGATAATTACAAACCCAAAGAAGAGCTTAATTTTAATTTAATAGATCATTATCAAACAGATCAAGCAAGATTGGTAGATACTTCTAGTGGTGGAGAAAAGTTTATCATTAGTTTGGCTTTGGCTTTAGGTTTATCTGATTTAGCAAGTAAAAATGTAAAAATAGATTCTCTTTTTATTGATGAAGGTTTTGGTACTTTAGATAGCAATACGCTAGAAACCGTAATTTCTACCCTAGAAACGTTACAATCGCAAGGTAAAATAATAGGAATTATCTCTCACGTAGAAAACTTAAAAGAACGTATACCTACTCAGATTCAAATAACAAAAAAGAATAACGGAGTTAGTGTGGTTGCTATATTGTAG